A single genomic interval of Leptospira dzoumogneensis harbors:
- a CDS encoding TetR/AcrR family transcriptional regulator: MNFTEKKNRLRVLLGASRVFQRKGYAKTRMEDFAEESKIGKKTLYEYYSNKEEVLKAAADYRQTKAAFKLKRIRNNRALDFSNRFVKMRKELLDVCKPSHFALWKELQDQIPEIWRMVKAKRVQLIDTEIESLLEEGKKLGEFRADLRPDLFIMALIACSDAIYKWEQIPTERRANISELDNIFLYGIIRRGKETLKSS, encoded by the coding sequence ATGAACTTCACCGAGAAAAAAAATAGGCTCCGAGTTTTACTCGGGGCATCTCGGGTCTTTCAGAGGAAAGGTTATGCGAAAACTAGAATGGAGGACTTTGCAGAAGAGTCCAAAATCGGAAAAAAGACCTTATACGAATACTATTCGAATAAAGAAGAAGTTCTAAAGGCCGCTGCCGACTATCGTCAAACCAAGGCTGCCTTTAAACTTAAAAGAATTCGAAACAATCGAGCTCTGGACTTCTCTAACCGATTTGTGAAGATGAGAAAGGAGCTATTGGATGTTTGTAAGCCCAGCCATTTTGCATTATGGAAGGAATTACAGGATCAAATTCCGGAAATATGGAGAATGGTAAAGGCGAAACGGGTCCAATTAATAGATACTGAAATAGAAAGCTTATTGGAAGAGGGCAAAAAATTAGGAGAATTCAGAGCGGACTTGAGGCCCGACTTGTTCATCATGGCATTAATCGCCTGTTCAGATGCGATTTACAAGTGGGAGCAAATCCCGACCGAGCGTCGGGCCAATATATCCGAACTGGACAATATTTTTCTTTATGGCATAATACGCAGAGGAAAGGAGACGTTAAAATCGTCTTGA
- a CDS encoding M14 family metallopeptidase, which produces MDVLSYYLETYEACRKAFLSYKKQLKSKFERFDYECLEIPKDGGELDVYYLGEKKKPAKRLVIMSSGIHGVEGFAGSAFQRRWIEEFLLDDKSTYKLPKNSDFLILHGINAHGFKNFLRVNESNVDLNRNFALKREKLHKKFKNKKYRKIQSFLNPGSEFGNFLFEYIFFIIRFLGVVIRFGAKYVLDAAVNGQYEFPKGIYYGGRKPEPVVRVLRKYFKKVLKPYDRILILDFHTGYGAKNGLSLMHNAEPGSRTDKNLKKVFGDFGLLLNEGEEDFYRTSGDFTDFFGKILAKEKDLFPITVELGTFGNLNVMGAIRGSFLMISENRIRFHGSKSELEADKVREEFKQMFYPNREDWRLAAMDHVFGIVPEAITRFSKL; this is translated from the coding sequence GTGGACGTATTATCGTACTATTTGGAAACCTACGAAGCCTGTAGAAAGGCCTTCTTATCCTACAAAAAGCAGTTAAAATCCAAGTTTGAACGTTTCGACTATGAATGTTTGGAGATCCCTAAAGACGGGGGAGAATTGGATGTCTATTATTTGGGAGAAAAGAAGAAGCCTGCAAAACGTCTAGTAATCATGAGTTCAGGCATCCATGGAGTGGAGGGATTTGCAGGTTCCGCATTCCAACGCAGATGGATCGAAGAATTCCTGCTGGATGATAAAAGCACTTATAAACTTCCTAAAAATTCGGACTTTCTGATCTTACATGGGATCAATGCCCACGGTTTCAAAAACTTTCTGAGAGTGAACGAAAGTAATGTGGACCTAAATCGTAACTTCGCATTAAAAAGGGAAAAACTTCATAAGAAGTTCAAAAACAAAAAGTACAGAAAGATCCAAAGTTTTTTAAACCCAGGTTCCGAGTTCGGTAATTTTTTATTCGAGTATATATTCTTCATCATCCGGTTTTTAGGAGTGGTGATCCGTTTCGGTGCAAAATACGTTTTGGACGCTGCTGTAAATGGTCAGTATGAATTTCCCAAAGGGATCTATTACGGAGGCAGAAAGCCTGAACCTGTAGTTCGAGTTTTGAGAAAGTATTTTAAAAAAGTTTTAAAACCTTATGATCGTATTTTGATCCTGGATTTCCATACAGGTTACGGGGCGAAAAACGGTCTTAGCCTGATGCATAATGCAGAACCCGGTTCTAGGACGGATAAAAATCTCAAAAAAGTTTTCGGTGATTTCGGTCTTCTTCTGAACGAAGGAGAAGAGGACTTTTATAGGACCTCGGGCGATTTTACGGATTTTTTCGGTAAAATTTTGGCGAAAGAAAAAGATCTATTTCCTATTACCGTTGAGCTGGGAACATTCGGGAATCTGAATGTAATGGGTGCTATCCGCGGGAGTTTCTTGATGATCAGCGAGAATCGTATCCGTTTTCACGGTTCCAAATCAGAATTAGAAGCTGATAAGGTAAGGGAAGAATTTAAACAAATGTTCTATCCGAACCGGGAAGATTGGAGACTGGCCGCAATGGATCATGTTTTCGGAATTGTTCCGGAAGCGATTACCAGATTTTCTAAATTATAA
- a CDS encoding phage holin family protein: protein MYRLLFSVLLQSLVVVFVFPLIDSGFRVSNHVWDVIVIVLFFGFLNFVLRWFLVLVTFGVGYLVYLLTLGIAGLVVNAIVLFWIADIFPDKIFVPGFWAAFWGGAILTLANYVAKRESKEEYSGSDRKKKKSY from the coding sequence ATGTACAGACTTCTTTTTTCCGTTTTACTCCAATCCTTGGTAGTAGTATTCGTTTTTCCTCTGATCGATTCGGGTTTTCGTGTCAGCAATCATGTTTGGGACGTGATAGTAATCGTCCTGTTCTTCGGATTTTTAAATTTTGTTTTAAGATGGTTCCTGGTCCTGGTCACCTTTGGTGTTGGGTATCTGGTTTATCTTTTGACTTTGGGAATTGCGGGACTTGTTGTGAATGCGATCGTTCTATTCTGGATCGCCGATATATTCCCTGATAAAATATTCGTGCCCGGTTTTTGGGCGGCTTTCTGGGGAGGAGCGATCCTGACCTTGGCAAACTATGTAGCCAAAAGAGAAAGTAAGGAAGAATATTCCGGATCAGATCGTAAAAAGAAAAAGTCCTATTAA
- a CDS encoding DUF2079 domain-containing protein: protein MNLLRYGTERKSWILFLVSLIYLITLSGIQYVTLQIEWHDSGSILYALATPKSVGYFWSYEFGVPFLQEHCSYILGLLSFLFHFFPYLELWLIIQCVSISLGIVLLERYFSEIVPEFEYSWVLSLTFLLNPYVTHAHLYPHFENLWIPLFSGFLLYANRGSFVLSLPFLLLALMVKEDAWIYAIGATSLLIGRLRGKTLALYFFIILSYTLIVLGWFTPTYFPDKVSHFSDKWGKSKSEILIDLFQNPFSYLKLLISGQFKYLFVSVLCLPIFSGWRAIPGIAVAGLWMSSISQDRAFFSFYFGLPAILLFYYSIPFAISNLYDRLNHFGKDRRWILLPTIGLIFISIFLLLFPGNYSGRGPTLAKLIKRGKANTLNSIQDTFTLLRLRSGCEEKVLASFSYAAYLFCGNDIKMPYHDLKKIESGEWYPDLIVLRSPEEELVPASKSVSEMILYFDKNRSYRKEDYGSRILVWRKIVP, encoded by the coding sequence ATGAATCTTCTTAGATATGGAACCGAAAGAAAGTCTTGGATCTTATTCTTAGTTTCCCTTATCTATTTAATTACCCTATCCGGTATCCAGTACGTCACTCTTCAGATCGAATGGCATGATTCCGGATCGATCTTATACGCTCTTGCAACTCCGAAATCCGTGGGATACTTTTGGTCCTACGAATTCGGTGTACCGTTCCTCCAAGAACATTGCTCCTATATACTAGGTTTACTTTCTTTTCTTTTTCATTTTTTTCCATATCTAGAGTTATGGTTAATCATTCAATGCGTTAGTATCTCTTTGGGTATCGTATTATTAGAGCGCTATTTTTCGGAAATAGTGCCGGAGTTCGAATATTCCTGGGTTTTAAGTTTAACATTTTTACTAAACCCGTATGTCACTCATGCACATCTTTATCCTCATTTTGAGAATCTATGGATACCTCTCTTTTCGGGCTTTTTACTTTATGCGAATCGAGGATCTTTTGTCCTATCTCTTCCTTTCCTTTTGCTCGCATTAATGGTCAAAGAAGACGCTTGGATCTATGCGATAGGAGCAACCTCTCTGCTTATAGGAAGACTGCGGGGAAAAACATTAGCATTATATTTTTTTATAATATTATCATACACATTGATCGTTCTAGGCTGGTTCACTCCGACATATTTTCCGGATAAAGTATCCCATTTTTCGGATAAATGGGGGAAAAGTAAATCGGAGATCTTGATCGATCTATTCCAGAACCCTTTTTCCTACCTCAAACTGCTGATTTCCGGACAGTTCAAATATTTATTCGTAAGCGTATTATGTTTACCTATTTTTTCCGGCTGGAGAGCCATTCCAGGGATCGCTGTGGCCGGGCTCTGGATGTCTTCTATCTCTCAGGACAGGGCATTTTTCTCTTTTTATTTCGGACTTCCTGCAATATTATTATTTTATTATTCGATCCCTTTCGCAATTTCGAACCTTTACGATCGACTTAATCATTTCGGAAAGGATAGAAGATGGATACTTCTGCCCACGATCGGACTTATTTTTATATCGATCTTTCTTTTACTTTTTCCAGGGAATTACAGCGGGCGCGGACCGACTTTAGCTAAATTGATCAAGAGAGGGAAAGCTAATACCTTAAATTCTATCCAAGATACTTTTACTTTGCTTAGATTAAGATCCGGATGCGAGGAAAAGGTCCTAGCTTCTTTTTCTTACGCTGCATACTTGTTTTGCGGGAACGATATTAAGATGCCTTACCATGATTTGAAAAAAATAGAGTCGGGAGAATGGTATCCGGACCTGATCGTTCTGCGCAGCCCGGAAGAAGAATTAGTGCCGGCCAGCAAATCAGTAAGTGAGATGATACTTTACTTTGATAAGAATCGATCCTATCGAAAAGAAGATTATGGATCAAGAATACTTGTATGGCGTAAGATAGTACCTTAA
- the epsC gene encoding serine O-acetyltransferase EpsC translates to MIREIQAIFKNDPAARGMEFILYPGLHSILLHKYIAYPLYKIRLKFLARFISQFNRFLTGIEIHPGAKIGSGLFIDHGMGIVIGGTAEIGDDCILFHGVTLGGTGNHQGKRHPTVGNNVLIGARATVLGPVHVGNNVKIGAEAVVIDHDIPDDCTVVGAPGKIVRLKGKKVKISLKKTKIV, encoded by the coding sequence ATGATCCGAGAAATCCAGGCAATATTTAAGAACGATCCGGCCGCCAGGGGAATGGAATTTATACTCTATCCGGGATTACATTCCATTCTATTGCATAAGTATATTGCATATCCTTTATATAAGATAAGATTAAAGTTTTTAGCCAGATTTATTTCTCAGTTCAATCGTTTCCTTACCGGAATCGAGATCCATCCGGGCGCAAAGATAGGCAGCGGACTTTTTATAGACCATGGAATGGGGATCGTAATCGGCGGGACTGCAGAGATAGGAGACGATTGTATTTTATTCCACGGAGTTACTTTGGGTGGAACCGGAAACCACCAAGGAAAACGTCATCCTACCGTGGGAAACAATGTGCTTATAGGAGCAAGGGCGACAGTTTTAGGTCCGGTCCACGTAGGAAATAATGTGAAAATAGGTGCCGAAGCGGTGGTGATAGATCACGATATCCCGGACGATTGTACCGTGGTGGGTGCTCCGGGAAAGATCGTACGATTGAAAGGGAAGAAGGTAAAGATCTCCCTGAAGAAGACCAAAATAGTTTAG
- a CDS encoding tetratricopeptide repeat protein: protein MDPRLKTALDSLKKGDSNSAKSVLISWTESEPNNPNAFFHLGMCLSQLGEMAPAESALQECIRLEPAHVQAWVGLGVLFARKKDKPKAEFHLSKALELDDNDIFAKKNLAAVYTGASKFDRALDLLKDLPESELSDSPTLYALAICYVRTNRFEEARETFHKLEIVGIPDQVKKEYLQLKQLLEEKQFEQGGIWSFLKKEEDL, encoded by the coding sequence ATGGATCCAAGACTGAAAACCGCATTGGACTCGCTGAAAAAAGGGGACTCTAATTCCGCTAAGTCCGTATTGATCTCTTGGACTGAGTCGGAGCCGAATAATCCTAACGCATTTTTTCATTTAGGAATGTGCCTTTCTCAATTGGGCGAAATGGCTCCTGCGGAGTCCGCACTCCAGGAATGTATCCGGTTAGAACCCGCACATGTACAAGCCTGGGTGGGACTAGGAGTTTTATTCGCTCGTAAAAAGGATAAACCTAAGGCGGAGTTCCATCTTTCTAAAGCTTTAGAATTGGATGATAATGATATATTCGCCAAAAAAAATTTGGCGGCCGTTTATACTGGAGCTTCTAAATTTGATAGGGCATTGGATCTTCTTAAGGATCTGCCCGAGTCCGAGCTATCCGATTCCCCTACTCTATACGCATTAGCGATTTGTTATGTAAGAACGAATCGTTTCGAAGAAGCCAGAGAAACTTTCCACAAATTAGAGATCGTAGGTATCCCGGACCAGGTCAAAAAAGAATATCTTCAACTTAAACAATTACTGGAAGAGAAGCAGTTCGAGCAAGGCGGGATCTGGAGTTTTCTCAAAAAAGAGGAAGATCTTTAA
- a CDS encoding DsbA family protein, producing the protein MEKLKEELSLLSVSLEFKRPDTKHSILYVADPICAWCYGFSPVFEKIREKYSDKIEFTLVLGGLKYGPEVEDFTEDVTEKLKYLWKEVERISKRSFHYDILQNRNIKYDSEPGSRAVITAQRIDPTLSFSFLDKLLESFHSKGKDPSSFETYAEIASELSLPLDEFKELYNREETLLETRNDFNYGYILGVTGFPCLVFSDGLDRGILTKGYSSFEEVDSLLGDYFRSIGQY; encoded by the coding sequence TTGGAAAAGTTAAAAGAAGAATTATCTCTGTTATCTGTGAGCCTAGAATTCAAACGCCCGGATACAAAACATTCCATCCTATACGTAGCCGATCCTATTTGTGCCTGGTGTTACGGCTTCTCTCCCGTTTTCGAGAAGATCAGGGAAAAATATTCTGACAAGATAGAATTCACATTAGTACTGGGCGGATTAAAATACGGTCCCGAAGTGGAAGACTTCACCGAAGATGTTACTGAAAAACTAAAATATCTTTGGAAGGAAGTGGAAAGGATCTCTAAAAGAAGTTTCCACTATGATATTCTACAAAATAGAAATATAAAATACGATTCCGAGCCCGGCTCAAGAGCGGTCATCACGGCACAAAGGATCGACCCGACTCTGTCCTTTTCATTTTTAGATAAACTACTAGAGAGTTTTCACTCCAAGGGGAAAGACCCAAGCAGTTTCGAAACGTATGCAGAGATCGCTTCCGAACTTTCACTTCCTTTAGATGAATTTAAAGAATTGTACAATAGAGAAGAAACCCTATTAGAAACCAGAAACGATTTCAATTACGGATATATATTAGGCGTAACCGGTTTTCCTTGTTTGGTGTTTTCAGACGGTTTGGACAGGGGAATTCTGACTAAAGGATATTCTTCCTTTGAAGAAGTGGATTCTCTTTTAGGGGATTATTTCAGATCGATAGGACAATATTAA
- a CDS encoding LIC10816 family protein, which translates to MDTVTIFALALLAVPVFARFARVSKDAMNRYHLIGLGGLFLILGEATKITAVKVTPIAAVLPMIDIATAILAYAGVLFGVVWLSLYYVKHPNEI; encoded by the coding sequence ATGGATACAGTGACCATCTTCGCATTAGCGCTTTTGGCTGTTCCTGTGTTTGCCCGGTTTGCCCGAGTATCCAAGGATGCGATGAATCGCTATCACCTAATAGGATTGGGAGGTCTTTTCCTAATTCTTGGTGAAGCTACGAAGATTACTGCAGTTAAAGTTACGCCTATAGCAGCAGTTCTTCCTATGATTGACATCGCAACTGCGATCCTAGCTTACGCGGGGGTACTTTTCGGGGTAGTATGGCTGTCGCTCTACTACGTCAAACACCCGAACGAAATCTAA
- the leuA2 gene encoding 2-isopropylmalate synthase LeuA2, with translation MIIPGQGLKTPPVSPFFMDVTLRDGNQALRKPWNLEEKEIIFKRLVKLGVQGIEVGFASASKQDFEACSYLASLAPENVAISSLSRAVEKEIDLSWEAIKKAPRPRIHIVYPISDFTIKNVLGISEKEVKENIIRSVSYARKLAGSYGEVQFSGEHFGDSLENMDFAVEAFQAALDAGADVVNLPNTVERYRPYLFVAMVRKVAESLPGGSKISVHTHNDLGMATATTVESFFAGATQLETALNGLGERAGNTNTYEVAIALHNCGVKVDLDLQTIYETSRIVSRMSGVPVPEKAPLIGDDVVAHRSGIHQDGVSKTKDMKKGAYRAFDANLIGRPEGDRIAFTSQSGKSAIYEILMQSGIHVSKEEASKLQPILKSISENSGGGELSIEEIKTELEKLRLLEAPI, from the coding sequence ATGATCATTCCCGGCCAGGGTTTGAAAACTCCACCCGTATCTCCATTCTTCATGGATGTTACATTAAGGGACGGCAACCAAGCATTACGTAAACCTTGGAACCTGGAAGAAAAAGAGATCATATTTAAGAGACTTGTTAAGTTAGGGGTGCAAGGGATAGAAGTCGGATTTGCTTCCGCAAGCAAACAAGACTTCGAAGCTTGTTCTTATCTTGCTTCTTTGGCTCCGGAGAATGTCGCGATCTCCAGCCTTTCGCGTGCCGTGGAGAAGGAGATAGATCTTTCTTGGGAAGCGATCAAAAAGGCTCCTCGCCCAAGGATCCATATCGTTTATCCTATCAGCGATTTTACGATCAAAAACGTATTAGGGATCTCCGAAAAAGAAGTTAAAGAAAATATAATACGATCCGTTTCATACGCCCGCAAATTAGCCGGAAGTTACGGAGAAGTACAGTTCTCAGGAGAACATTTCGGAGATTCTTTGGAGAATATGGACTTTGCAGTGGAAGCTTTCCAGGCCGCATTGGACGCAGGTGCGGACGTGGTCAATCTTCCGAATACTGTGGAAAGATACAGACCTTATTTGTTCGTCGCGATGGTCCGTAAAGTGGCAGAGTCATTGCCGGGGGGAAGTAAAATTTCAGTCCACACTCATAACGATTTGGGAATGGCGACAGCGACCACTGTGGAAAGTTTTTTTGCAGGGGCCACTCAATTGGAAACCGCATTAAACGGTTTGGGAGAAAGAGCGGGAAATACAAACACTTACGAAGTCGCGATCGCTCTTCATAATTGTGGAGTTAAAGTGGATTTGGATCTTCAGACAATTTATGAAACTTCCAGGATTGTTTCCCGCATGTCAGGTGTTCCTGTTCCGGAAAAAGCCCCTTTAATCGGAGACGATGTGGTCGCTCATAGAAGCGGGATCCACCAAGACGGAGTTTCTAAAACAAAGGATATGAAGAAGGGAGCCTATCGTGCTTTCGACGCGAACTTGATCGGAAGACCGGAGGGAGACAGGATCGCATTTACAAGCCAATCGGGAAAATCCGCAATTTATGAAATTCTAATGCAATCAGGGATCCATGTTTCTAAAGAAGAAGCCTCCAAATTGCAGCCTATCCTAAAGTCCATCTCCGAAAATTCAGGTGGAGGAGAATTATCGATAGAGGAGATCAAGACCGAATTGGAGAAATTGAGATTATTAGAGGCCCCGATCTAA
- a CDS encoding zinc-dependent alcohol dehydrogenase has translation MQQLLFSKRNRVEWEEVPDPKLSGPNQALVRPLAVARCDLDLPILRGQTLFRPPFPLGHEFVGEILETSEELSSLFPKGTRVAVPFQISCGHCTNCETGLTKSCSTVPHTSAYGMGKGAKEFGGAISDSVLVPYAKEMLIPFSNKTDPAAIASISDNIVEAWKLVGLHLKQNKNRSVLVLGGFASSIGLYTAALAKHMGAADLVYVDTDKKRLEIAESYGVKVEQIASFPKSLGKFDIVADANGTSEGWDCGLRSLGIEGEFGSASIFWTNNIPIPYLELYNNGATIRLGRVRSREWIPEILRLVEEEGFDPSKVTTRKASWSEAPDAFLEEETKLIVVR, from the coding sequence ATGCAACAATTGCTATTTTCTAAAAGAAATCGGGTAGAATGGGAAGAAGTCCCTGATCCAAAACTTTCAGGACCGAACCAGGCACTAGTCCGTCCATTGGCGGTTGCCAGATGTGATCTGGATCTTCCCATTTTAAGAGGACAAACATTATTCCGTCCTCCTTTTCCTCTGGGTCATGAGTTCGTGGGAGAAATTCTAGAAACAAGTGAAGAGTTATCTTCTTTATTTCCTAAAGGAACTCGTGTTGCGGTCCCATTCCAAATTTCCTGCGGACATTGTACAAATTGTGAGACTGGTCTGACTAAAAGTTGCAGCACTGTTCCTCATACTAGCGCTTACGGAATGGGAAAAGGTGCAAAAGAATTCGGCGGAGCGATATCCGATTCCGTTTTGGTACCTTATGCGAAAGAGATGTTGATCCCTTTTTCTAATAAGACTGATCCGGCTGCGATCGCAAGTATCAGTGATAATATTGTGGAAGCATGGAAATTGGTAGGATTACATCTCAAACAAAACAAGAATAGATCCGTTCTTGTTTTGGGAGGTTTTGCTTCCAGTATCGGGTTATATACCGCTGCTCTTGCAAAACATATGGGAGCCGCGGATCTTGTATATGTGGATACGGATAAAAAACGTTTGGAGATCGCTGAATCTTACGGAGTGAAAGTAGAACAGATCGCTTCTTTCCCGAAAAGTTTAGGTAAGTTCGATATCGTGGCGGATGCAAACGGAACTTCAGAAGGTTGGGACTGCGGACTTAGATCTCTAGGAATAGAAGGTGAATTCGGATCCGCTTCTATTTTTTGGACCAATAATATTCCGATCCCTTATTTAGAATTATATAATAATGGAGCCACGATCCGTTTAGGAAGGGTTAGATCCAGAGAATGGATCCCTGAAATTTTGAGATTAGTAGAAGAGGAAGGTTTCGATCCTTCTAAGGTCACCACTCGTAAGGCATCTTGGTCGGAAGCTCCGGATGCTTTCTTGGAAGAGGAGACTAAGTTGATCGTCGTCAGATGA
- a CDS encoding TetR/AcrR family transcriptional regulator: protein MSKRKPELSQPEGPFERIASTAVRLMYSQGYAGTSINQVIDESESHKASFYRYFQTKEDLGKEYLERQGRDFQQGWERLMERSETPEEFVHRWMALLKKQVKSGKYFGCPLARFMGSLDKPEPDLAERSSSVLGSWTSCLENYFEKNKKSLSLPTNFDSRKKAELFLKLFQGNSQFYVMTHDPKYFNELEEEMLSELKSITKT, encoded by the coding sequence ATGAGCAAACGAAAACCGGAACTGAGCCAACCGGAAGGTCCTTTCGAAAGGATTGCATCCACTGCTGTCCGCTTGATGTATTCTCAAGGTTACGCCGGGACCTCCATCAACCAGGTGATCGACGAATCGGAATCCCATAAGGCAAGTTTTTATAGATATTTCCAAACCAAAGAAGATCTGGGAAAAGAATACTTAGAGCGCCAAGGCAGGGATTTTCAGCAAGGCTGGGAAAGACTGATGGAAAGATCCGAAACTCCGGAAGAGTTTGTGCATAGATGGATGGCTCTTTTAAAAAAGCAGGTCAAGTCGGGAAAATATTTCGGATGCCCTCTCGCTAGATTTATGGGAAGTTTAGATAAACCTGAACCGGACCTTGCGGAAAGAAGTTCTTCCGTATTGGGATCCTGGACCTCTTGTTTGGAAAATTATTTCGAGAAGAATAAGAAGTCTCTTTCACTTCCTACAAATTTCGATTCTAGAAAGAAAGCGGAACTGTTTCTGAAATTATTCCAGGGAAATTCTCAATTTTACGTGATGACGCATGATCCCAAATATTTTAACGAATTGGAAGAGGAAATGCTTTCCGAACTAAAAAGCATCACAAAAACCTAA
- a CDS encoding TetR/AcrR family transcriptional regulator: protein MHSAVEQELTQEKDEVRERIFEKSFELFLRYGFAKTRMEEIARTLRISRKTLYKHFANKHELLKEVMSDKHHRIHGRIEGIFQDPDKSIKEKIQAMRGCLSSEIPHGMNEFLREIRDQAPDIWKQIQSLKEKNINRTMRKMIETGIKNGEIRSDVNPDIVLLIHSAASEAMFDPNFLAQTPYSIRDLVQELDNIIFYGIVKRDDI from the coding sequence GTGCACAGCGCCGTGGAACAAGAACTAACCCAAGAGAAGGACGAAGTCCGAGAGAGAATATTCGAAAAATCGTTTGAGCTATTTTTGAGATACGGTTTTGCGAAGACTCGAATGGAAGAGATCGCCCGAACTCTTAGGATCAGTCGTAAAACACTTTATAAACACTTCGCCAATAAGCATGAATTGTTAAAAGAAGTGATGAGCGATAAACATCACAGAATTCACGGCAGAATCGAGGGTATTTTCCAAGACCCGGACAAATCCATTAAAGAAAAGATCCAAGCAATGAGAGGCTGCCTCTCTTCCGAGATTCCTCACGGAATGAACGAATTTTTAAGAGAGATCCGCGACCAAGCACCTGATATTTGGAAACAAATCCAGTCTCTAAAAGAAAAAAATATAAACAGAACAATGAGAAAGATGATCGAGACCGGCATCAAGAACGGTGAAATTCGTTCCGATGTGAATCCGGATATCGTACTGCTCATTCACTCTGCGGCTTCCGAAGCGATGTTCGATCCGAACTTTTTAGCGCAGACTCCTTATTCTATCCGAGATCTAGTACAAGAGTTGGACAATATTATCTTTTACGGGATCGTAAAAAGAGACGATATCTAA